CGTCCTGGCATGTTTGATGTGTCCACCAAATTTCGTGACGATCCATGAAAGTGGTGGTGGGGGCTAATTTAAAGGTGGCGCCACTGAGTGAGTTTTGGGAGTTTGTGTCTGGGATGCCTGAAATATAAAATTTTTCGCCGGACCTGACGCGCTTGTGcattttggtgagttttcatgcatgtCAAGGCCCTCAAAAATGCGATTAAATTGGGAGaataataacaatcatgatGACAAACATAACTAAAAGCCAAAGCGCTAGCAAAGTTTCCTTTGATAAATTAACTAATAACATTAGCTGATTAGCTGCGAAAATTTTGTAATATTGCTAAAAACTCGAGTGTGGGTAGGAAGCTATCCCAACATCAAaatcacagcacagcacagcaaaaTCCCCCCTAGGAGCCGGACGCAACAACAAGATCTGCGAGTAAAACGTACATTTTCATCTCCTGATACATGAAATTGTCTTCCTTTTCACAGATGGTTGGTTTTCAATCAATTGtcctcagtttttatgagacgatttaaaaaaaatgatttatccttttttttttctcctggcAGAATGTCTGCATATCTTTTGGTGGGAATCTGGCCTCCATCCACAACGGCATGGAAAATGCAGTTGTTCGAGAACTGATGAGGAAAGACGACGGTACTTTAACGAAAAGCTGGATCGGCCTCCATGATTTAATCAAGGTGAAATACTTACAATTGCAAAGATTCTGATCTCGTCTATGAATTTGTACTGTAATCCAACCAAAGGCATGCTTTTTAGGTTTATTTCTCAAACACAACAACAGTACTAACATCTCTTTTCACCGTCACCCCCAGTCACGACCAAGAAAAAAgaggaacatacagtatacatactgtacatatgtacatgCTCAATATATGTAGAGACATGGTTTCAATGTGACTTTGTCTTCCAGACAAATGAGCGGATGTGGACTGATGGTACACCCAGTGACTTTACTGACTTTGGACGTGAAGAGCCTAACGGAAAAGGCTGCGTTCTGATACAGCAGTCTGGTAAAAGTATTTGTCATTTCCACAGAGTGAATGGATGTAGCGTGCTGAGTAACAGAGTGTTACCACGTGACGTCGACTGATTATTTATGTCACGTAGAGCTACGGACATTCCAGTGGACTTGTGCTGCTGCTAGTCAAATGACAGAATATGAGTATAATATTGTTCATATTACTAATTGTACTTGTTTGTGTTTCCTTTCAGGTGAGCAGTGGGCTGATGAGCCATGCAATCAAGCTCTTCCATTTGTTTGTTGCAAAGATGTGGAGTAAAAGAGCCTCATTGCTGTCGTTTTACCTGCAAGGCGTACAAGCTGCAATTATTAATATTAGCAGTCTTGTTGGTTGTACGTCACAATTGTGCACAGCTTTCAATAAAACATATTGCAATGCATTGAGTCGTGGTGTGTTGCCTTTTGTGCAATTCCTCACTTGAAAAGGATAGCCAATCCACATCTTGGATTCCCCTCGGTGAACAGGCGTAGAATGAAACTTGTCCTTTTATTTGACCTTCTTCATCATTGATCCATTTGGTACTCATCAGTCAACTTATTTTGGTACTCAGGTACCAACCtcaaaagagaaaaataaaacacgTTTTAGAATAATTTTCCACTACTTTCCAGTAGTCCACTACTCTTTGAAGTCAAATACTTTCCAAACATTGTTGTACTTAATTAGAGAACatgaatcattcattcattcatcattaatgGGGTGAATTAATAGATGTTGCACACATGAGTAATAAAATAGATGTGTACTGGTTGTTTTGTTCTTTAAGAAGTGAATCTATAACAACAGAAACAGCACATTAGGCTTTTGGCACTACGTATTAATACCAACCATCACCGTGTCTCCCGTGGCACAAGAGCCCATCAACGTCTGCACGCAACTAACTGACATCAAATCTTAATGGTGACCAATGCACAGAAAAGCCAATGAAATGGTGAAAACACCAATATGCTGGTTGTTGGGCGGTGTCATGCCTAAAAAGTCCGGAAGCCAAAGACTCATATTTGTATGGACGAcccacgatctcctgactgtgaagcCAACATGCGAAACACCGGGCCGATCTATAAAGAACTTGATGACTCTGTCCTCCTGACTGAGTGAGAATAACAGTCAAGCTTTAAAAAGGGGgtggtgcttgaaatctttgtttttcctctgtcaacCATGTCTACCTGCAAGAAAACACGCACAACCATCTttgcttagcacaaaaagggcttcacaggcaaggatattgctgGTAGCAAGATTACACCTCAATCAATCATTTATCACATCATCAAGAACTTCAAGGGGAGAGATTCCGTTGTTGAAAAGAAGGCTTCATGGCCCAAGAAAAGTGCAGCAAGTGCTGCGTGGGTCAACTACAGGGGCCACGGCTGGCTTACCCACCCGTGTGtttgatatgtggcgagaaattagcaaacaacagaaaatgtaatgttgaaagacattttcaaaagaaggacagctttttctgaaaaatacccaactgcagatgggcgtaAGGGAGCGATTTCGTAACCACTACGGAAGGTTTAgtagagcaaacatactttgaAGAAGTGGATAAAGGCTCCAAACTCAACTACAGCTGCTAGTGTTGTGACTACGCTGGAGATTGTAAGGAGGAGGAAGCCAATTACAGATGGAGAATAAATGAAAGAATCAAACAtgaaaatatcacagcatctacAGTATTctcctaataaaaaaaaataaacaagaaattatTATCGGTAGATATTGGTATCGGGTTTTTCCCGATCACGAAAACCGATTTAAAAAACTGCTGTGTGaaggcctatgggctcctgtACCGGTCATCGTCGAGGCATCCAGTGcggccactatgtggaaatacttggtcatgtcctgtgttattcctcgcagtcggaactgggattcgatgtgttgaaaccatgGGCATCGGTTGTGTTACCGGCGCAGATAGCACCGACGTTAGCCAACTCGTTAGCGCCTGGCGGCACCGGTACACCCTCGttgttgtcactgttgtcaGTTGACATTTTGACCCACGTCGATGTTCACCAAATGTGGAAatgcgattcacaacgagacagggGTCGAGGTAAGTGGAACCAATCAGTTTACTaccactcaactcaacaacaagcaacaactctttagcaagagctaagtggctacagcaacctcatgacccggaaacggaagtacATCTGGTgaatgtctaaaacaatattttgagtcaccacaatgtgttaattccacgacaggagatatgtatCGATaccggttgatatcggaatcggaaatggAAAATTGGACAATGTCGGCATAtgggatatcggcaaaaaaagaaaggaaaacaacAATACATCTACGTATTGTtgttttcatattgttgttgtatTGTTCTTACGTATTTTTGTCTCtatgtgggccgcacggtggtctagtggttagcatgtcggccaacaCAGTCATAGCCTGGATCGATCGGGAAGAGCTGGGTCCGATTCTCCCttgggagtgtgaatggttgtttgtctatatgagccctgcgattggctggcgaccagtccagggtgtaccccgcctatcgcctgaagtcagctgggataggctccagcatgcccccgcaaccctaatgaggagaagcggtatagaaaatggatggatggatggtgtcttTATGTGTATCGCTCGCTCGCAGGCACGCATAACGATGCCTCCTCCCTACGCACTCCTTCCACCAGCCCAACAAGCAGAGGCGGTGCCCAATGCCAGCATTCCACCAACCGGCCAAGTATCATTACTAGCTTTGGTCAGATTCCAGCACAATTTGGAAAACACACCTACTCAAAGCATCCCTGCAAGCACAAGAATCTGGAGTCTGTGAGAGCCAGAGGAAGAAATTCACAGCGGGCCCCTTTGAATGGCACCACTGCTTTAGAAGTTAAATTTTTGTCCGCTCTCATACCAAGCAGTTGCTTTGTCAAGCTGGTTTGACATATGGGGAATCTTTTCCTGCATATCAGCCAGTCATGTTGGATGAGACAGTGCTGTTGGTGTCTCTTTGTTTTCTGCTTAATTTGCAGGAATCACGCGGGTGTGTTTATATCCATCAGTCATTAATACTGTAATACTGACTTATTACCAAATGATAATTGTAGCTATAACAATGATATAATTATACCATGTCATTATAATTATATAGTATGGCTTACTGGTTAGAATGTGGGCCTTGGAGCATGTTCGTGTAACGCTGCGTGGCGTGTCCTTGTCGCTAGTAAGGTTGGTTAAATATGCCAGGGGTGCTGTCAAAGGTATAGCAGAGCAACTGGACGCTTCTCTTATAGTCTGATGGCCTGGCAAAATACATCGGCACTATACATGTTGCTGGCTAAAGAGGGAGTGTCTGTAAAATGTTTGGTTCTCTGTGCTGCACTTTCATTCCCAATCACACAGCTCCAGACTGATCCATCATGCATTAGAGGCTGGAGGGTCTCACATCATCATGAGGACAGTTTTGGGGTCCTATTAGGAAAGTGGTTTGGGAAATAGGGAAGCAtggcaatcattttttaataGGCTCTGTGCTGTGTTGTTTATGCATTGTAGTCCTTGCATCAGAAGCTTTGGTGAAAGAGTCTTTGATAGGGCAACATCTAAATCATGTGTAACCCACTCTGCTTCGcgccgcccgcaccggggctcaaacacaggaccttcacaatgggaggcgagagcgcttaccacacggccaaaagctcggaatgtcgaccgcgtgttcagcgcagttCTCAAGGCTAGTTTTTCAATAGTTTCAGCTATTCAAGAGGTTTGTCgattgtccatccatcttctttcgcttatccgaggtcggtcattggggcagcagcctgagcaaggaaacccagacttccctctccacggtactttgtccagctcctccagaCAGAGGCGttccaaggcattcccaggccagctgtgaggcatagtctctccagcgtgtcccgggtcttcccctgaggcctcctacaggtcggacgtgccctgaacacctccccagggaggcacctgagagacatcctgaccagatgcccgagccacctcatctggcttctttcaatgtgaaggagcagtggttccACTCCTAGTTTCTCATCTGTAAAGGCGAGTGCacccaccctacagagaaaactcattttgaccgcttgtacccgcaatcttgtcctttctgtcACTACTCATAGCTCATGACCCTAGGTgaaggtaggaacgtagatcgactggtaattTGTGAGATTtgtctttcggctcagctccctcttcaccacaacggaccgatgcacaGTCCGCGTCACtacagatgccgcaccaatgcGCCTGTCCATCTCTTGTTTCATCCGCCCCTCACTTGTGAAAAAGATCCCGAGGTACTTTAACTCCATCACtttgggcaggatctcatccccgacccagagatggcatTCCATGCTTTTCCACAGATAATCCATAGTTTCAGCTACTCCGCAAACTTGTTAGCATTTGGCTTAGTCTTCAGTATTTTACAGCTACAGTTCTTTTATGACAGATCACACCGAATTTGGCAGTTTTGCACTCTCACTCATTAAAGGTTGCAACAACATGATTTTcacaatacagtggaatctaGCAGACACCCCAGTTAAGGTTGAAAATTTTGAGCAAAATTTGGTACATTTTACGGCTAACGTACAAAATGGtgtgtgtcttgttgtgttattaataaactgtgttctttgtgtatttttagcacaaaacatTTTCGTTAGCACCCTATTAAGTTCAATGAATTTACCGTCagtgttttctctgttttttgtgcATTCAATTTTGCTGTGAAGGCAGCTTTCCACATGTGGCGTTCTTTGCACTCCGTCATGAAGTCTTgtgaaatattcaatttttttcttgaagtacCTGGCATGCAAGTGTAATTACACTGTTTAGCTTCTTAAATAATTGAACACATAAGTCAAAGTGACATTTCGAAGTTCCAGGAGCCCTGGAGTCATCAGACCAAAGCTGCTGTCGCAACAGTCCGCAATATTGAGGGTGTCAAACAGGTAAGCTAGTTTTGTCAAGATGATGTGCGTTGTCTTTGTGACACATGCCTTAATGTTCtcatgtttttgtaaatgttttgatGTCTGGCCCCATGCCATTTTGTGGCAGAGGTTTCGctgcctgtctctcacacatgTGTTacgttctcggtgtggtttggaccccaatatgcagagacgaAGCCACGGAGTGCAAGAAGTAAGGGTATTGGAGACGAGAAGCATGGAtaacaaagacaataataatgaaccagcgccgcacattcgaacgCACTCGCCTTTTATCtgccttaaatgttaattggccgcaggtgcgcggccaccaggcgagaagcggctgcctcttcctccccggagaaggcacagcccgccaaaataagagcgcaggacagggaacACTCGTTcccgtcctgcagaacgtcacagtaTCCCCCCCCCACAAAACGGATACCAGACGTTTCAAATGTTCAAGAAAtccagggtgggtggagggaggcTCGGCGGAGGGTCGCTGGGCTTGAACGCCCCCCTCCATGGGACGAATGGCAAAGCCGGGCCAGCCTCCCCACCGCCGGCGAGAAGGTGTCCGGTGGCGACGATGGGTCGTGCGATGGTACAGCCGGCGAGCGTGGCAGGCGAGGGAGTCCCGTGAGAGGCGTCTGGAGCGGCCGGGTCCGCGGCGACGAGGTGGGAGGCGGCCAGGGCGGCCGGCTCCGCGGCGATGAGGTGGGAGGCGGCCAGGGCGGCCGGCTCCGCGGCGATGAGGTGGGAGGCGGCCAGGGCGGCCGGCTCCGCGGCGATGAAGTGGGGGGCGGCCGGGTCCGTGTGACGGCTTGGTCTCGGCCGGAGGCGAAGGCGGAGCCACGGAGGACGAAGGCTTGCTCTCAGCTGGAGAAACAGCTGCGGAGGACGGAGGCTTACTTTCTGCCGCAGGTGGAGCCAGAACCAGAGGTGATCCCACCTCGGCCCCGCGTGGAAGGATAGCGGGCACCGGAGGTGGCCTGACCTCGGCCTGGCGAACTGTCGTCCCTGCGGCccgctccggaagcagctgtgcGGCTGAGAGTGCACCGCCGACCATAGCCCCCCCCTCAAGGGACGGATTCCAGACGTTCGTAAGAGAGCCAGAAGGGTGGAGAGGGGGCTGGGGGTGGGCCTTGCATCCGACCGCCTGGTTGCGCTGAGCAATGCGGGTCCTCAACTCCCGGAGGCGCTCCATGATCCCTCCGGGTGCCTCGTAGTCCCGCAGTCTACGCTCGTGCCGAGCGGTGATCTCGCGAAGACTGTGGAGCACAGTCTCTGCGGGGGTCAGTTctggctggttcattctgttacgttctcggtgtggtttggaccccaatatgcagagacgaAGCCACGGAGTGCAAGAAGTAAGGGTATTGGAGACGAGAAGCATGGAtaacaaagacaataataatgaaccagcgccgcacattcgaacacactggccttttatctgccttaaatgttaattggccgcaggtgcgcggccaccaggcgagaagcggctgcctcttcctccccggagaaggcacaacccgccaaaataagagcgcaggacagggaacACTCGTTcccgtcctgcagaacgtcacaacaTGATTGCGTTAATTCAtcactttcatgtttttt
Above is a genomic segment from Dunckerocampus dactyliophorus isolate RoL2022-P2 chromosome 1, RoL_Ddac_1.1, whole genome shotgun sequence containing:
- the LOC129194229 gene encoding transcriptional regulatory protein AlgP-like; the encoded protein is MNQPELTPAETVLHSLREITARHERRLRDYEAPGGIMERLRELRTRIAQRNQAVGCKAHPQPPLHPSGSLTNVWNPSLEGGAMVGGALSAAQLLPERAAGTTVRQAEVRPPPVPAILPRGAELFLQLRASLRPPWLRLRLRPRPSRHTDPAAPHFIAAEPAALAASHLIAAEPAALAASHLIAAEPAALAASHLVAADPAAPDASHGTPSPATLAGCTIARPIVATGHLLAGGGEAGPALPFVPWRGAFKPSDPPPSLPPPTLDFLNI